A region of the Bacillus sp. NP247 genome:
AAAGGTGTAGGCGACTTTAACTCAATCTTAAAAGAAATTGAGGAGCGCGCACCACTTCGTCGTGCGACGACTCCAGAAGAAGTTGGAGATACAGCAGTATTCTTATTCAGTGATTTAGCACGCGGAGTAACAGGTGAAAACATTCATGTTGATTCAGGATATCATATTCTAGGATAAATATAATATTGATTATAGTTTTTTAAAAAGGACAGTCTCTACATATTGAGGCTGTCCTTTTTAATTGTTCTAGGAAAGAACGATTTTTAACGAAAGTTCTTGCATTGTTATGAATATAACTATAATAGTACACGATTTATCCAGCTATGTATGGAAGTGGGAGGGACGAGTGTGAAGAATAAAAATAAAAGCTCAACAGTTGGAAAACCGTTGTTATATATTGCACAAGTAAATTTAGAACTTGATGCACCGAAAATAAAAAGAATTCTTCTTACAAACTTTGAAAATGAGGATAGAAAAGAGCAAAGTGATAGAAATGAAAGTATTGTAAGTAGTGCAGTGGAAGAGACGGTAGAACGAGAAAAGCTTGCGAAAGAGGAGCAGCAAGTGGAAGAAGAAAAAGTAGAAGGAAAACTAGAAAAAGAGGAACAAGAAGAGCAAGAAGAGCAAGTGAGAACAGTCCCGTACAATAAATCATTTAAGGATATGAGCAATGAAGAAAAACTTCAGTTTTTAGTAAACCGCCCTCATTACATTCCGAAAGTAAGATGTAGGATAAGAACGACTACCGTCTCATATATAGGATCGATTATATCTTATCGTAATGGCATTGTATCCATTATGCCACCAAATAGTATGAGAGATGTTCGGTTATCTATAGAAGACATCAAAACGATTGATATGGCCGGCTTTTAAATATGTAAAGGTGGTAGAAAGCTTCTACCACCCCAATAGTTTTTTAGTTTACTTAACTATAGAAACGTCGCGTAAGCACTGAATAGCACAGAAGCAGCTTAAATCAACAGTAATGCAAGTAGATGTCGATATTAATCTTGCATTTGGTACAGCTAAAAACGTACAAATTGGATCGTCGTTAGGTGGTACAGGAGAACCATCACCTAATACTACAGTTAACACACGTAGGACAGCACAGCTATCGTCATCTACGCTTTCTACACGGAAAATTGGAGATTGGCAGCTAGTAAGGCTTGCAGATGGTGCAAATGCTTCAAATGGCGTTCCAGCTTTTGTGTATAAAATAAAAGGGCGTGTATTTGCTACTGCTGCAGTATTGTGTGCTCCTAAAAATGGAATTTCACAACCAGAACCACATGTTGAACTAGAGCAATCTTGTAATTCATTGATGAATTTTACGACGTCAACTACGCAGTGAGAAGAGCTATGGTGTTTATTTTCGTTACAACTCATTAATGTCACTCCTTATCTTCTTGTTTGTATTTACATTAATAAGATATTGGAGTGGGGGAGATTTGGTCACAATCTTAAGACCTTTTTTTTTAAATAGGCTAAAGAGGATAGGGAAGGTGGAATTATGTTATTTACAAGCTGGCTTTTATTTTTTATTTTTGCGCTAGCTGCTTTTAGGTTAACTCGTCTTATTGTTTATGATAAAATTACAGCTTTTTTGCGAAGACCGTTTATTGATGAGTTAGAGATTACAGAACCTGATGGAAGTGTATCGACTTTTACAAAGGTGAAAGGGAAAGGATTAAGAAAGTGGATTGGAGAATTATTAAGCTGCTATTGGTGTACAGGTGTGTGGGTTAGTGCTTTTTTATTAGTTTTATATAAATGGATTCCAATTGTTGCAGAGCCTGTGCTAGCATTATTAGCCATTGCAGGTGCAGCAGCGATCATTGAAACAATTACAGGATATTTTATGGGAGAATAATAAAGTGAAACTTTAATCAGTGGGGGGCATCCCCTGCTAATTATCAGCCCTCACCAATCGGGATAAATCTTCATGATGTTAGTAAAAGCGGAGTTTAAGAGGATGAGGGAACGGAAATAAGGAGTTGTTCATATAGTAAATAGACAGAATTGACAGTAGAGGAGATGTTTGCTGTGAGCAATAATCCAAGGCAAAATTCATATGACCTACAGCAGTGGTATAACATACAGCAACAGCAACAAGCACAACATCAGGCGTATCAAGAGCAATTACAGCAACAAGGGTTTGTGAAAAAAAAGGGATGCAACTGTGGGAAAAAGAAGAATACAATAAAACAATATGAAGAATGAAACACTCATGTTACGGTGAGTGTTTTTTATTATAAATATAAAAAGCGGTATTTCAATTAAGAAATACCGCCTTTTACTAGCTAATTTGTGCAACTGTTAATGCTGCAGCACGGATGTCTACAGTTCCAAATAATTCAACTGGTACGATTTGAATTAAGTCGCCAGGATTCAAGTTAATAAGAATAACACCACTAGAAACGTCTACTTCACCAGTACCGATAATGTTAGCACGGACTGCTGTTCCTGATCCTGGAATAACGTTATCTGGTGTGTCCAATGTTAAGAAGAATCGAGCGGCATTTGGTGGTGCAGGAACATTTTCAAGACTCACCGTTAATGTATAACTGATTTGATAAATACCAGCTACTTGAATTCGAATGCCAGCTCCGACACTTACTGTATTATTTATTACAGGAACAGTAATATTTGGATTTGGACTTACGCTAGGTAATAGTAGTGGTGTGAATAATGAAGCGAATTGAGGTGCAGAAGCGTTGAAAGCAAAACCGAAGGCAGGTAGTGTACTAGGTGGTTTCGCTTCGCAATCAATTTTAGTAAATTCGCAATCAGAAGAGAACATGTTTTTCACTCCTTTATCTGTTTCTACTCTCAGTTAATGAAAAGGACAGGTTCTATGTTCTAGACAAGTTCCCAATTTTATGAAAAATACATAATAATACCTTTTAAGCATGGATTGGGTGGCAGAAAATTCTGCCACCCAATCCATGCTTAAATCGTTATTTAGTTTTAAATCGTAACATCACGTAAGCATTGAATAGCACAGAAACAACTTAAATCAACTGTCAGACAAGCAGGGGTCGATATTAACCTTGCATTTGGTACATTTAAAAACGTACAAATTGGATCGTCACCGGGTGGTACAGAGGATCCATCACCTAATACTACAGCTAATGCACGTAACACAGCACAATCATCATCATCAATGCTTTCAACGCGAAAAATTGGAGATTTACAGCTAACAAGACTTCCTGATGGTGCAAATGCTTCAAAAGGTTCTCCAGTTTTTGTGTATAAAATAAAAGGACGTGTATTCGCTACTGATGCAGTGTTATGTGCTCCTAAAAATGGAACTTCGCAACCAGATCCACATGTAGTGGTTGCACATTCTTGTAATTCATGTATAAAACGAACGACATTAGATACACAGTTGAAATCAAAATCATGGTGATGATTATCTTCGTTGCAATTGCAGCTCATTATGTTCACTCCTTATCGTGAGTTCTGACATACACTATTACAATATGAACGGGATATGGTCGATATTACGTTAATTCTCAGGATAGAAACAGGGAATTTATCCCGCATTAACGGGCAGTAAGACTCCCGCCTCAAAATTTAGCAGGAGCAAAGAAGTTAGGTGGGAGCCCTGCTGCCCGTAAACACCCAATTGGTGAGGGCTAATAATCAGTGGGGGACGAACAAAACACCCACTGATTAAAGTTTCACTTTATATAGAAGGGATGTACATAACATGATATGGAAAAAAGACATCCTTATTTAGTGGATGTCTTTTCAGGCAAATCTTTTCGCGTAGTATATAAAAAACGAGAAATATCTAGTTTCTTTCCTCTGAAAAATTGCGGAGAGGAAATGTAAAGTTCTTCTTTTGCACGTGTAATTGCGACGTAGAGTAAGCGTCGTTCTTCTTCTAATGCTTCAGAAGTCTCAGTTACACGGTCATTCGCGTCTTTTAAAGAAGATGTATGTGGCAGTATGCCATCGCTCGCACCGAGTAAGAAGACGCATGGGAATTCAAGGCCTTTTGCGTTATGGATCGACATAAGCGATACAGCATCTTTTTGCGGCATTGTTTTTAATGCTTCCATTTCTTTTTGCCCTTGAATTGCTGCAGTAATAAATTCTAAGTAAGCGGAAATATCCGTAAATCGAGTCGCAGATTCCATTAATTCTTCTAGCATTTCTTCTTGTATGTCCTTATGCATCGTAAAGGAAGAACGATCATTACTTTGTAAGTACTCTAAATACTTTCCCTTACCATGAATAATTTCTTTCAATGCTTTTTTCGGTTCAAGTTCCTTTATAAATTTAATAAAATCGATGCGTTCATTTACTTTTTTAACTTGAAAAGGTTTCAAGCTTGGATTTAGTAATAGGAAATGAAGAAGGGAAGGGAACCGGCCCTCACCATATTTCCATTGTTCACGTTCAATAAATGAAATGCACTCATCACGGCCAATATACATTGTTGGTAATATATTTGAAAGTGATTCGAGGCGGAACGGTTCAAGCACGAGTCGTAAGTGATCTAAT
Encoded here:
- a CDS encoding spore coat CotO family protein gives rise to the protein MEVGGTSVKNKNKSSTVGKPLLYIAQVNLELDAPKIKRILLTNFENEDRKEQSDRNESIVSSAVEETVEREKLAKEEQQVEEEKVEGKLEKEEQEEQEEQVRTVPYNKSFKDMSNEEKLQFLVNRPHYIPKVRCRIRTTTVSYIGSIISYRNGIVSIMPPNSMRDVRLSIEDIKTIDMAGF
- the exsY gene encoding exosporium assembly protein ExsY, which codes for MSCNENKHHSSSHCVVDVVKFINELQDCSSSTCGSGCEIPFLGAHNTAAVANTRPFILYTKAGTPFEAFAPSASLTSCQSPIFRVESVDDDSCAVLRVLTVVLGDGSPVPPNDDPICTFLAVPNARLISTSTCITVDLSCFCAIQCLRDVSIVK
- a CDS encoding DUF1360 domain-containing protein, with amino-acid sequence MLFTSWLLFFIFALAAFRLTRLIVYDKITAFLRRPFIDELEITEPDGSVSTFTKVKGKGLRKWIGELLSCYWCTGVWVSAFLLVLYKWIPIVAEPVLALLAIAGAAAIIETITGYFMGE
- the exsF gene encoding exosporium protein ExsF; this encodes MFSSDCEFTKIDCEAKPPSTLPAFGFAFNASAPQFASLFTPLLLPSVSPNPNITVPVINNTVSVGAGIRIQVAGIYQISYTLTVSLENVPAPPNAARFFLTLDTPDNVIPGSGTAVRANIIGTGEVDVSSGVILINLNPGDLIQIVPVELFGTVDIRAAALTVAQIS
- the cotY gene encoding spore coat protein CotY — encoded protein: MSCNCNEDNHHHDFDFNCVSNVVRFIHELQECATTTCGSGCEVPFLGAHNTASVANTRPFILYTKTGEPFEAFAPSGSLVSCKSPIFRVESIDDDDCAVLRALAVVLGDGSSVPPGDDPICTFLNVPNARLISTPACLTVDLSCFCAIQCLRDVTI